A window of the Kosakonia radicincitans DSM 16656 genome harbors these coding sequences:
- the adhE gene encoding bifunctional acetaldehyde-CoA/alcohol dehydrogenase yields the protein MAVTNVAELNALVERVKKAQREYANFTQEQVDKIFRAAALAAADARIPLAKMAVAESGMGIVEDKVIKNHFASEYIYNAYKDEKTCGVLSEDDTFGTITIAEPIGIICGIVPTTNPTSTAIFKSLISLKTRNAIIFSPHPRAKDATNKAADIVLQAAIAAGAPKDLIGWIDQPSVELSNALMHHPDINLILATGGPGMVKAAYSSGKPAIGVGAGNTPVVIDETADIKRAVASVLMSKTFDNGVICASEQSVVVVDSAYDAVRERFASHGGYMLQGKELKAVQDIILKNGALNAAIVGQPAYKIAELAGFTVPATTKILIGEVKVVDESEPFAHEKLSPTLAMYRAKDFEDAVEKAEKLVAMGGIGHTSCLYTDQDNQPDRVAFFGQKMKTARILINTPASQGGIGDLYNFKLAPSLTLGCGSWGGNSISENVGPKHLINKKTVAKRAENMLWHKLPKSIYFRRGSLPIALDEVITDGHKRALIVTDRFLFNNGYADQITSVLKAAGVETEVFFEVEADPTLTIVRKGAELANSFKPDIIIALGGGSPMDAAKIMWVMYEHPETHFEELALRFMDIRKRIYKFPKMGVKAKMVAITTTSGTGSEVTPFAVVTDDATGQKYPLADYALTPDMAIVDANLVMEMPKSLCAFGGLDAVTHALEAYVSVLASEFSDGQALQALKLLKENLPASYNEGSKNPVARERVHSAATIAGIAFANAFLGVCHSMAHKLGSQFHIPHGLANALLICNVIRYNANDNPTKQTAFSQYDRPQARRRYAEIADHLGLSAPGDRTAAKIEKLLAWLESMKAELGIPKSIREAGVQEADFLANVDKLSEDAFDDQCTGANPRYPLISELKQILLDTFYGREFKEGDTTSAKVEVVVPAVKADKKAKKTA from the coding sequence ATGGCTGTTACTAATGTCGCTGAACTTAACGCACTCGTTGAACGCGTGAAGAAAGCCCAGCGTGAATATGCCAACTTTACTCAAGAGCAAGTAGATAAAATCTTCCGTGCCGCCGCCCTGGCAGCCGCAGATGCTCGAATCCCTCTCGCTAAAATGGCCGTTGCCGAATCCGGTATGGGTATCGTCGAAGATAAAGTGATTAAAAACCACTTCGCTTCTGAGTATATCTACAACGCCTATAAAGATGAGAAAACCTGTGGTGTGCTGTCTGAAGATGATACCTTCGGCACCATCACCATCGCGGAACCTATCGGCATCATTTGTGGTATCGTTCCAACCACGAACCCAACCTCTACTGCTATCTTCAAATCGCTGATTAGCCTGAAGACCCGTAACGCGATTATCTTCTCTCCACATCCGCGCGCTAAAGATGCCACTAACAAAGCCGCAGACATCGTTCTGCAAGCTGCGATTGCCGCTGGCGCGCCGAAAGATTTGATCGGCTGGATTGACCAACCATCTGTTGAGTTATCCAACGCGCTGATGCACCACCCTGACATTAACCTGATTCTGGCCACCGGTGGCCCGGGTATGGTTAAAGCGGCGTACAGTTCCGGTAAACCAGCAATTGGTGTAGGCGCTGGTAACACCCCGGTTGTTATCGACGAAACTGCCGATATCAAGCGTGCTGTCGCATCCGTATTGATGTCCAAAACCTTCGATAACGGCGTAATCTGCGCATCTGAACAATCTGTCGTTGTTGTCGATTCTGCGTATGACGCCGTTCGCGAACGTTTCGCCAGCCATGGCGGCTACATGTTGCAGGGTAAAGAGCTGAAAGCCGTTCAGGACATTATCCTGAAAAATGGCGCGCTGAACGCCGCTATCGTTGGTCAGCCAGCCTATAAAATTGCTGAGCTTGCTGGCTTCACCGTTCCGGCTACAACCAAAATCCTGATTGGTGAAGTGAAAGTAGTTGATGAAAGTGAACCTTTTGCACATGAAAAACTCTCCCCGACGCTGGCAATGTACCGTGCGAAAGACTTCGAAGACGCGGTAGAAAAAGCGGAGAAACTGGTCGCCATGGGTGGTATCGGTCATACCTCCTGCCTGTATACCGACCAGGATAACCAGCCGGATCGTGTTGCCTTCTTCGGTCAGAAGATGAAAACCGCACGTATCCTGATCAACACCCCGGCATCACAGGGTGGTATCGGTGACCTGTATAACTTTAAACTCGCGCCTTCCCTGACTCTGGGTTGTGGTTCCTGGGGTGGTAACTCCATCTCCGAAAACGTTGGTCCGAAACACCTGATCAACAAGAAAACCGTTGCTAAGCGAGCTGAAAACATGTTGTGGCATAAACTTCCGAAATCTATCTACTTCCGCCGTGGCTCACTGCCAATTGCGCTGGATGAAGTGATTACTGATGGTCACAAACGCGCGCTTATCGTGACCGACCGTTTCCTCTTCAATAATGGCTACGCAGACCAGATCACCTCTGTGCTGAAAGCTGCTGGCGTGGAAACTGAAGTGTTCTTCGAAGTTGAAGCTGACCCGACACTGACCATCGTGCGTAAAGGTGCGGAACTGGCGAACTCCTTCAAACCGGACATCATCATCGCGCTTGGTGGTGGTTCCCCGATGGACGCCGCGAAAATCATGTGGGTTATGTATGAACACCCGGAAACCCATTTCGAAGAGCTGGCACTGCGCTTTATGGACATCCGTAAACGTATCTACAAGTTCCCGAAAATGGGCGTGAAAGCGAAAATGGTCGCTATCACCACGACTTCCGGTACCGGTTCTGAAGTGACGCCGTTTGCCGTAGTGACCGATGATGCAACCGGTCAGAAATACCCGCTGGCGGATTATGCACTGACTCCGGATATGGCAATTGTCGACGCCAACCTCGTAATGGAAATGCCGAAATCGCTGTGTGCTTTCGGTGGTCTGGACGCAGTGACGCACGCACTGGAAGCTTATGTTTCTGTACTGGCTTCTGAGTTCTCCGATGGTCAGGCGCTGCAAGCGCTGAAACTGTTGAAAGAAAACCTGCCAGCGTCTTACAACGAAGGCTCGAAAAACCCGGTAGCGCGTGAACGTGTTCACAGTGCAGCGACCATCGCCGGTATCGCGTTTGCAAACGCCTTCCTCGGCGTGTGTCACTCCATGGCGCACAAACTGGGCTCGCAGTTCCACATTCCGCACGGACTGGCTAACGCCCTGCTGATCTGTAACGTTATCCGCTACAACGCGAATGACAACCCGACCAAGCAGACGGCTTTCAGCCAGTACGATCGTCCGCAGGCGCGTCGTCGCTATGCAGAGATCGCCGATCACCTGGGTCTGAGTGCTCCTGGCGACCGTACCGCAGCGAAAATTGAAAAACTGCTGGCATGGCTGGAAAGCATGAAAGCTGAACTGGGTATTCCGAAATCTATCCGTGAAGCTGGCGTGCAGGAAGCAGACTTCCTTGCGAACGTGGATAAACTGTCCGAAGATGCATTTGATGACCAGTGCACCGGTGCTAACCCACGTTACCCGCTGATCTCCGAACTGAAACAAATCCTGCTGGATACGTTCTATGGTCGTGAGTTCAAAGAAGGTGATACGACATCAGCGAAAGTTGAAGTGGTAGTACCGGCTGTAAAAGCAGATAAAAAAGCGAAGAAAACCGCTTAA
- the oppF gene encoding murein tripeptide/oligopeptide ABC transporter ATP-binding protein OppF produces the protein MNAMTEERKVLLEIADLKVHFDIKDGKQWFWQPAKTLKAVDGVTLRLYEGETLGVVGESGCGKSTFARAIIGLVKATDGKVAWLGKDLLGMKPEEWRDVRSDIQMIFQDPLASLNPRMTIGEIIAEPLRTYHPKMSRQEVRDRVKTMMMKVGLLPNLINRYPHEFSGGQCQRIGIARALILEPKLIICDEPVSALDVSIQAQVVNLLQQLQREMGLSLIFIAHDLAVVKHISDRVLVMYLGHAVELGTYDEVYQNPLHPYTKALMSAVPVPDPDLEKNKTIQLLEGDLPSPINPPSGCVFRTRCPIAGPECAQTRPVLEGSFRHAVSCLKVDPL, from the coding sequence ATGAACGCGATGACCGAAGAGAGAAAAGTGCTGCTGGAAATCGCCGATCTGAAGGTGCATTTCGATATCAAAGACGGCAAACAGTGGTTCTGGCAACCGGCAAAAACCCTGAAAGCAGTCGATGGCGTCACCCTGCGTCTGTACGAAGGGGAAACCCTCGGCGTGGTCGGTGAGTCCGGCTGCGGTAAATCGACCTTTGCCCGCGCCATTATCGGGCTGGTAAAAGCTACCGACGGTAAAGTTGCCTGGCTGGGTAAAGATCTGCTGGGCATGAAACCGGAAGAGTGGCGCGATGTGCGCAGTGATATCCAGATGATTTTCCAGGATCCGCTGGCGTCGCTGAACCCGCGTATGACTATCGGGGAAATCATTGCCGAGCCGTTGCGCACCTATCACCCGAAAATGTCGCGTCAGGAAGTGCGCGATCGCGTGAAAACGATGATGATGAAGGTCGGTTTGTTGCCGAACCTGATCAACCGCTACCCGCATGAGTTTTCCGGCGGTCAGTGTCAGCGTATTGGTATTGCCCGCGCGCTGATTCTTGAACCCAAGCTGATTATCTGCGATGAGCCGGTATCCGCACTGGATGTGTCGATTCAGGCGCAGGTGGTGAACCTGCTGCAACAACTGCAACGTGAAATGGGGCTGTCACTGATTTTTATCGCCCATGACCTGGCCGTTGTGAAGCACATCTCCGATCGCGTGCTGGTGATGTACCTCGGACACGCCGTTGAGTTAGGTACTTACGATGAGGTGTATCAGAACCCGCTACACCCGTACACCAAAGCGCTGATGTCTGCCGTGCCGGTTCCCGATCCGGATCTGGAAAAGAATAAAACTATCCAGTTACTGGAAGGGGATTTACCGTCGCCGATTAACCCACCGTCAGGTTGTGTCTTCCGTACCCGTTGTCCGATTGCCGGGCCGGAATGCGCGCAGACGCGTCCGGTACTGGAGGGCAGTTTCCGCCATGCGGTCTCTTGCCTGAAAGTCGACCCGTTATAA
- a CDS encoding HI1450 family dsDNA-mimic protein, with product MEMDLNNRLTEDETLEQAYDIFLELAADNLDPADIILFNLQFEERGGAELFDPGEDWAEHVDYDLNPDFFAEVVIGLADTDGGELNDIFARVLLCREKDHKLCHILWRE from the coding sequence ATGGAAATGGATCTGAACAACCGCCTGACCGAAGACGAAACGCTCGAACAGGCTTATGACATCTTCCTCGAACTGGCGGCGGACAACCTTGACCCGGCGGACATCATTCTTTTCAACCTGCAATTTGAAGAGCGTGGCGGCGCAGAGCTGTTTGATCCAGGCGAAGATTGGGCGGAGCATGTCGACTACGATTTAAACCCGGATTTCTTTGCTGAAGTGGTGATCGGGCTGGCAGACACCGACGGTGGCGAACTCAATGACATCTTCGCGCGTGTTTTGCTGTGCCGTGAGAAAGATCATAAACTTTGCCATATTCTGTGGCGCGAATAA
- a CDS encoding ABC transporter ATP-binding protein — MSITETSLASTTRQQSDLLLDVKDLRVTFQTPDGDVTAVNDLNFSLRAGETLGIVGESGSGKSQTAFALMGLLAANGRIGGSATFNGKEILNLPEQALNKLRAEQISMIFQDPMTSLNPYMRVGEQLMEVLMLHKGIGKAEAFEESVKMLDAVKMPEARKRMRMYPHEFSGGMRQRVMIAMALLCRPKLLIADEPTTALDVTVQAQIMTLLNELKREFNTAIIMITHDLGVVAGICDKVLVMYAGRTMEYGNARDVFYHPSHPYSIGLLSAVPRLDAEGEALLTIPGNPPNLLRLPKGCPFQPRCPHAMEICNSAPPLEQFAPGRLRACFKSVEELV, encoded by the coding sequence ATGAGCATTACTGAAACCTCATTAGCGTCCACGACGCGGCAGCAATCGGACCTTCTGCTGGATGTCAAAGATTTGCGGGTCACCTTCCAGACGCCGGATGGCGATGTTACGGCGGTCAACGATCTCAATTTCTCGCTGCGTGCGGGTGAAACACTGGGTATCGTTGGTGAGTCCGGCTCCGGCAAATCGCAGACTGCATTTGCGCTGATGGGGCTGCTGGCGGCTAACGGTCGCATTGGCGGTTCTGCGACGTTTAACGGTAAAGAGATCCTCAATTTGCCGGAACAGGCGTTGAACAAACTGCGCGCCGAACAGATCTCCATGATTTTCCAGGATCCAATGACCTCGTTGAACCCGTATATGCGGGTTGGCGAGCAGTTAATGGAAGTCCTGATGTTGCATAAAGGCATAGGCAAAGCGGAAGCGTTTGAAGAATCCGTTAAAATGCTCGATGCGGTGAAAATGCCGGAAGCGCGTAAGCGCATGCGTATGTATCCGCATGAGTTTTCCGGTGGTATGCGTCAGCGTGTGATGATCGCGATGGCGTTGCTGTGCCGGCCGAAACTGCTGATTGCCGACGAGCCGACCACCGCGCTGGATGTGACCGTACAGGCGCAGATCATGACTTTGCTGAATGAACTGAAACGTGAATTCAACACCGCGATTATCATGATCACCCATGACCTCGGCGTGGTTGCCGGGATTTGCGATAAAGTGCTGGTGATGTATGCCGGGCGCACCATGGAATATGGCAACGCGCGCGATGTGTTCTACCATCCGTCTCATCCTTACTCTATCGGTCTGTTAAGTGCTGTACCGCGTCTGGACGCTGAAGGTGAAGCGCTGTTGACCATTCCGGGCAATCCGCCGAACTTGCTGCGTCTGCCGAAAGGCTGTCCGTTCCAGCCTCGCTGCCCGCATGCGATGGAAATCTGTAACAGTGCTCCACCGCTGGAGCAGTTTGCCCCGGGCCGCCTGCGCGCCTGCTTTAAGTCGGTAGAGGAACTGGTATGA
- a CDS encoding YchE family NAAT transporter codes for MQTLIDLPLYFKFFIGLFALVNPVGIIPVFISMTSYQMVGARNKTNLTANVSVAIILWTSLFLGNGILQLFGISIDSFRIAGGILVVTIAMSMISGKLGEDKQNKQEKSETAIRESIGVVPLALPLMAGPGAISSTIVWGTRYHNLVHLIGFTVAIALFAFCSWGLFRIAPWLVRLLGQTGINVITRIMGLLLMALGIEFIVGGIRSLFPGLLN; via the coding sequence GTGCAAACATTGATAGATTTACCTCTTTATTTTAAATTTTTTATTGGCCTTTTTGCGCTGGTGAACCCGGTCGGCATCATTCCGGTTTTTATCAGCATGACCAGTTATCAGATGGTTGGGGCGCGAAATAAAACCAACCTTACAGCAAACGTCTCAGTGGCCATTATCCTCTGGACTTCTTTATTTCTCGGTAATGGCATTTTGCAGTTATTCGGCATCTCGATTGATTCGTTCCGCATTGCTGGCGGCATTCTGGTTGTCACCATAGCTATGTCGATGATCAGCGGCAAACTCGGCGAGGATAAACAGAATAAACAAGAGAAGTCAGAAACCGCGATTCGCGAAAGTATCGGCGTGGTGCCGCTGGCATTACCTTTGATGGCGGGGCCTGGTGCCATCAGTTCCACGATTGTGTGGGGGACGCGCTATCACAACCTGGTGCATTTAATCGGTTTTACTGTGGCAATTGCACTATTTGCTTTCTGTTCGTGGGGATTGTTCCGCATCGCGCCATGGTTAGTGCGTTTACTGGGTCAAACCGGCATCAACGTTATCACCCGTATTATGGGGTTATTACTGATGGCGCTGGGCATTGAGTTTATTGTCGGCGGTATAAGATCCTTGTTCCCCGGCCTGCTGAACTGA
- the oppB gene encoding oligopeptide ABC transporter permease OppB → MLKFILRRCLEAIPTLFILITISFFMMRLAPGSPFTGERALAPEVMANIEAKYHLNDPITTQYFSYLKQLAHFDFGPSFKYKDYTVNDLVAASFPVSAKLGAAAFILAIVFGVTAGVVAALNQNTKWDYTVMGLAMTGVVIPSFVVAPLLVMIFAIILKWLPAGGWNGGALKFMILPMVALSLAYIASIARITRGSMIEVLHSNFIRTARAKGLPMRRIIFRHALKPALLPVLSYMGPAFVGIITGSMVIETIYGLPGIGQLFVNGALNRDYSLVLSLTILVGALTIIFNAIVDVLYAVIDPKIRY, encoded by the coding sequence ATGTTGAAATTTATCCTACGTCGCTGTCTTGAAGCGATCCCAACGCTTTTCATCCTTATCACGATTTCGTTCTTTATGATGCGTCTCGCGCCGGGCAGTCCTTTTACCGGTGAACGCGCGCTTGCGCCGGAAGTGATGGCGAATATTGAAGCGAAATACCATTTAAACGATCCGATCACTACGCAGTATTTCAGCTATCTGAAACAGTTGGCGCATTTCGATTTCGGACCGTCATTTAAATACAAAGACTACACCGTAAACGATCTGGTTGCGGCCAGCTTCCCGGTTTCAGCGAAATTAGGGGCGGCAGCCTTTATTCTTGCGATTGTCTTTGGCGTTACCGCAGGCGTTGTTGCTGCGTTAAACCAGAACACGAAGTGGGATTATACGGTGATGGGGCTGGCAATGACCGGGGTAGTGATCCCCAGTTTTGTTGTCGCACCGTTATTAGTGATGATCTTCGCCATTATATTGAAATGGCTGCCAGCCGGTGGCTGGAATGGCGGTGCACTGAAATTCATGATCCTGCCGATGGTTGCGCTCTCTCTGGCCTATATTGCCAGTATCGCCCGTATTACGCGCGGTTCAATGATTGAGGTATTACACTCAAACTTTATTCGTACAGCCCGCGCGAAAGGTTTGCCGATGCGCCGCATTATCTTCCGCCATGCGCTGAAACCTGCGCTGCTGCCGGTACTCTCTTACATGGGGCCTGCGTTTGTCGGCATTATTACCGGCTCAATGGTTATCGAGACCATTTATGGTCTGCCGGGTATCGGCCAGCTGTTTGTGAACGGCGCGCTGAACCGTGACTATTCGCTGGTACTGAGCCTGACTATCCTTGTGGGGGCGCTGACCATTATCTTTAACGCGATCGTTGATGTGCTGTATGCCGTTATCGATCCGAAGATCCGTTATTAA
- the oppA gene encoding oligopeptide ABC transporter substrate-binding protein OppA — MSIITKKSLVAAGVLAALITGNAAMAADVPAGVQLADNQTLVRNNGSEVQSLDPHKIEGVPESNVSRDLFEGLLISDVEGHPTAGVAEKWENKDFKVWTFHLRKNAKWSDGTPVTAQDFVYSWQRLADPKTASPYASYLQYGHIANIDDIIAGKKPVTDLGVKAIDDNTFEVTLSEPVPYFYKLLVHPSVSAVPKAAIEKYGEKWTQPANIVTNGAYKLKDWVVNERIVLERNTNYWDNAKTVINQVTYLPISSEVTDVNRYRSGEIDMTYNNMPIELFQKLKKEIPKEVHVDPYLCTYYYEINNQKAPFTDVRVRTALKLALDRDIIVNKVKNQGDLPAYSYTPPYTDGAKLTEPAWFKMTQEQRNAEAKKLLAEAGYTADKPLSFSLLYNTSDLHKKLAIAVASIWKKNLGANVTLENQEWKTFLDTRHQGTFDVARAGWCADYNEPTSFLNTMLSDSSNNTAHYKSPAFDKLIGDTLKVTDEAQRTELYSKAEQQLDKDSAIVPVYYYVNARLVKTWVGGYTGKDPMDNIYVKNLYIIKH, encoded by the coding sequence ATGTCCATCATCACAAAGAAAAGTCTGGTAGCAGCAGGAGTTCTGGCTGCGCTAATTACCGGCAACGCGGCAATGGCTGCCGACGTTCCGGCAGGTGTTCAACTGGCGGATAATCAGACGCTGGTCCGTAATAATGGTTCTGAAGTGCAATCTCTCGACCCGCATAAAATTGAAGGGGTTCCTGAATCCAACGTCAGCCGCGATCTGTTCGAAGGTCTGCTGATCTCTGATGTTGAAGGCCACCCGACCGCCGGTGTCGCAGAGAAGTGGGAAAACAAAGATTTTAAAGTCTGGACCTTCCATCTGCGCAAAAACGCAAAATGGTCCGACGGTACGCCGGTAACGGCGCAAGATTTCGTCTACAGCTGGCAGCGTCTGGCGGATCCGAAAACGGCTTCTCCGTATGCGAGCTACCTGCAATACGGTCATATCGCTAACATCGACGACATTATCGCCGGTAAAAAACCCGTCACCGATCTCGGCGTAAAAGCTATCGATGACAACACGTTTGAAGTGACGCTTAGCGAGCCGGTTCCTTATTTCTATAAACTGCTGGTTCACCCATCAGTTTCTGCTGTGCCTAAAGCCGCTATTGAGAAATACGGTGAAAAATGGACTCAGCCAGCCAACATCGTCACCAACGGTGCTTACAAACTGAAAGACTGGGTGGTCAACGAACGTATCGTTCTTGAGCGTAACACCAACTATTGGGATAACGCTAAAACAGTTATCAACCAGGTTACCTACCTGCCGATCTCTTCTGAAGTGACAGACGTTAACCGCTATCGCAGCGGTGAAATCGACATGACTTACAACAACATGCCGATTGAACTGTTCCAGAAGCTGAAAAAAGAGATTCCTAAAGAAGTACACGTCGATCCGTACCTGTGTACTTACTACTACGAAATTAACAACCAAAAAGCGCCATTCACTGACGTTCGTGTTCGTACCGCCCTGAAACTGGCGCTGGACCGCGACATTATCGTCAATAAAGTGAAAAACCAGGGCGATCTGCCGGCATACAGCTACACGCCGCCGTATACCGATGGTGCAAAACTGACTGAACCAGCCTGGTTCAAAATGACCCAGGAACAGCGTAACGCCGAAGCGAAAAAACTGCTGGCCGAAGCAGGTTATACTGCGGATAAACCGCTCTCCTTCAGCCTGCTGTACAACACGTCTGACCTGCATAAGAAACTGGCGATTGCCGTGGCTTCCATCTGGAAGAAAAACCTTGGCGCTAACGTAACGCTGGAAAACCAGGAGTGGAAAACCTTCCTCGACACGCGTCATCAGGGCACCTTTGATGTGGCGCGCGCGGGCTGGTGTGCGGACTACAACGAGCCGACCTCCTTCCTGAATACCATGCTGTCCGACAGCTCTAACAACACCGCGCACTATAAGAGCCCGGCGTTTGATAAGCTGATTGGTGACACGCTGAAAGTCACTGACGAAGCGCAGCGTACTGAGCTTTACTCCAAAGCTGAACAGCAGCTGGATAAAGACTCGGCGATCGTTCCGGTGTACTACTACGTGAACGCCCGTCTGGTGAAAACCTGGGTTGGCGGCTACACCGGTAAAGACCCGATGGATAATATCTACGTTAAAAACTTGTATATTATCAAGCATTAA
- the oppC gene encoding oligopeptide ABC transporter permease OppC, which produces MMLSKKNSEALENFSEKLEVEGRSLWQDARRRFMHNRAAVASLVVLLLIALFVTLAPMVSQFTYFDTDWGMMSSQPDMESGHYFGTDSSGRDLLVRVAIGGRISLMVGIAAALVAVVVGTLYGSLSGYLGGKTDSVMMRLLEILNSFPFMFFVILLVTFFGQNILLIFVAIGMVSWLDMARIVRGQTLSLKRKEFIEAAQVGGVSTANIVVRHIVPNVLGVVVVYASLLVPSMILFESFLSFLGLGTQEPLSSWGALLSDGANSMEVSPWLLLFPAGFLVVTLFCFNFIGDGLRDALDPKDR; this is translated from the coding sequence ATGATGTTAAGTAAGAAAAACAGCGAGGCGCTGGAAAACTTCAGTGAGAAACTCGAAGTCGAAGGACGTAGTCTGTGGCAGGATGCGCGTCGCCGCTTTATGCATAACCGCGCGGCGGTTGCCAGCCTGGTTGTGCTGTTGCTGATCGCATTGTTTGTGACGCTGGCGCCAATGGTTTCACAATTTACCTATTTCGATACCGACTGGGGCATGATGTCGAGCCAGCCGGATATGGAGTCCGGTCACTATTTTGGTACTGACTCCTCCGGACGCGATCTACTGGTGCGTGTGGCGATCGGCGGGCGTATCTCGCTGATGGTTGGTATTGCTGCGGCGCTGGTGGCGGTCGTGGTCGGTACGCTTTACGGATCGCTTTCCGGCTACCTCGGCGGCAAGACCGATTCCGTCATGATGCGTCTGCTGGAAATCCTCAACTCCTTCCCGTTTATGTTCTTCGTTATCCTGCTGGTGACCTTCTTTGGGCAAAATATTCTGCTCATTTTTGTGGCGATCGGTATGGTCTCCTGGCTGGATATGGCGCGTATCGTTCGCGGTCAGACCTTAAGCCTGAAGCGTAAAGAGTTTATCGAAGCGGCGCAGGTTGGTGGTGTTTCTACGGCGAATATCGTGGTGCGTCACATCGTACCGAACGTTCTGGGCGTGGTGGTGGTGTACGCGTCGCTGCTGGTACCGAGCATGATCCTGTTCGAATCCTTCCTCAGCTTCCTGGGGCTGGGTACGCAGGAGCCGCTGAGCAGTTGGGGCGCGTTGTTAAGCGATGGCGCCAACTCGATGGAAGTGTCTCCGTGGCTGCTGCTGTTTCCGGCAGGTTTCCTCGTTGTCACTCTGTTCTGTTTTAACTTTATCGGCGATGGCCTGCGTGATGCCCTCGACCCGAAAGATCGTTAA
- the cls gene encoding cardiolipin synthase, translated as MSAFYTVMSWLIVLGYWLLIAGVTLRILMKRRAVTSAMAWLLIIYILPLVGIIAYLSLGELHLGKRRAERARAMWPSTAKWLNDLKNFKHIFAQENSSVASSLFKLCERRQGIAGVKGNQLQLLTSSDDVMQALIRDIQLARHNIEMVFYIWQPGGMADQVAESLMAAARRGVHCRLLLDSAGSVAFFRSPWAAMMRNAGIEVVEALKVNLMRVFLRRMDLRQHRKIVLIDNYIAYTGSMNMVDPRFFKQDAGVGQWVDLMARMEGPVATAMGIVYSCDWEIETGKRILPPPPDANIMPFEEASGHTIHTIASGPGFPEDLIHQALLTAVYASREYLIMTTPYFVPSDDLLHAICTAAQRGVDVSIILPRKNDSVLVGWASRAFFTELLAAGVKIYQFEGGLLHTKSVLVDGELSLIGTVNLDMRSLWLNFEITLVIDDAGFGGDLAAVQDDYISRSRLLDARLWVKRPFWHRIAERLFYFFSPLL; from the coding sequence ATGTCCGCTTTTTACACCGTAATGAGTTGGCTGATCGTCTTAGGTTACTGGCTACTGATTGCTGGTGTAACCCTGCGTATTTTAATGAAACGGCGGGCGGTAACATCGGCGATGGCCTGGCTGTTAATTATCTATATTCTGCCACTGGTTGGGATTATCGCCTATCTCTCGCTGGGCGAATTGCATCTCGGCAAACGCCGCGCCGAACGCGCCCGCGCCATGTGGCCTTCTACCGCCAAATGGCTCAACGATTTAAAAAACTTTAAACACATCTTCGCACAGGAAAACAGCAGCGTTGCTTCCTCATTATTTAAATTGTGCGAACGGCGCCAGGGCATCGCGGGCGTTAAAGGCAACCAGTTGCAACTGCTGACATCCAGCGATGATGTGATGCAGGCGCTGATCCGCGATATTCAGCTCGCCAGGCACAATATTGAGATGGTGTTCTACATCTGGCAACCCGGCGGAATGGCCGATCAGGTGGCAGAATCGCTGATGGCCGCAGCACGACGCGGCGTGCACTGCCGTCTGTTACTCGACTCTGCGGGTAGCGTGGCATTCTTCCGTAGCCCCTGGGCTGCGATGATGCGCAATGCGGGCATCGAGGTGGTCGAGGCGCTGAAGGTGAATCTGATGCGCGTTTTTTTACGTCGTATGGATTTACGCCAGCACCGCAAGATTGTGCTCATCGATAACTATATTGCTTACACCGGCAGCATGAATATGGTCGACCCGCGCTTCTTCAAACAGGACGCCGGCGTCGGCCAGTGGGTCGATTTGATGGCGCGAATGGAAGGCCCGGTTGCCACGGCGATGGGCATCGTTTACTCCTGCGACTGGGAGATTGAGACCGGCAAGCGCATTCTGCCACCGCCGCCGGATGCCAATATCATGCCGTTTGAAGAAGCCAGCGGGCATACGATTCACACAATTGCCTCGGGGCCAGGGTTTCCCGAAGATTTGATTCACCAGGCATTACTGACCGCCGTTTACGCCTCACGTGAATACCTGATCATGACCACGCCCTATTTCGTACCCAGTGACGACTTGCTGCACGCCATTTGCACGGCGGCGCAGCGCGGTGTCGATGTGAGCATTATTCTGCCGCGCAAAAACGACTCGGTGCTGGTCGGTTGGGCCAGCCGCGCCTTCTTCACTGAGTTGCTGGCGGCCGGGGTGAAGATTTATCAGTTTGAAGGCGGTCTGTTGCACACCAAAAGCGTGCTGGTTGACGGCGAATTGAGCCTTATTGGCACCGTGAACCTCGATATGCGCAGTTTATGGCTGAATTTTGAGATCACGTTGGTTATTGATGATGCCGGTTTTGGCGGCGATCTGGCGGCGGTGCAGGACGATTATATCTCCCGTTCCCGGTTACTTGATGCGCGGTTGTGGGTAAAACGTCCATTCTGGCACCGGATTGCTGAACGACTGTTTTACTTCTTTAGTCCGTTGCTGTAA